The Arachis hypogaea cultivar Tifrunner chromosome 16, arahy.Tifrunner.gnm2.J5K5, whole genome shotgun sequence genome contains a region encoding:
- the LOC140180002 gene encoding uncharacterized protein, which translates to MKKFAPTDPQTPERHVHMISGGFAGGRLTKSSRKRHLKEVYQVGSEGPDLPTISFTKEDGQGIMPGHDDPVVITMILANVHLHRTLVDQGSSADLLFKPAFDKLGLDEKELRDYPDTFFRLGDTLIKPLGFIPLDTTFGKGMKSKTLTIEFIVVDVASAYNTLIGRTTLNWLGAVVSIPHLCMKFPTLEGIATIRGD; encoded by the coding sequence ATGAAGAAATTCGCCCCCACAGACCCCCAGACCCCCGAACGACACGTTCATATGATAtcgggaggatttgcgggaggaagGTTGACCAAATCATCTCGAAAAAGGCATTTGAAGGAAGTCTACCAAGTAGGGAGTGAAGGGCCCGACCTCCCAACTATCTCATTTACCAAGGAGGATGGGCAAGGCATTATGCCCGGACACGACGATCCGGTAGTAATCACTATGATTCTCGCCAACGTTCATCTACATAGAACCCTTGTGGATCAAGGGAGCTCAGCTGACCTCTTATTTAAACCAGCATTTGACAAGTTGGGATTGGACGAGAAAGAGCTAAGGGACTACCCTGACACCTTTTTCAGATTAGGGGACACTCTCATTAAGCCGCTGGGCTTCATTCCCTTAgacacaacttttggaaaggggATGAAATCCAAGACCTTAACTATCGAGTTTATTGTCGTCGATGTAGCTTCTGCCTACAATACCCTGATAGGCAGAACAACCCTAAATTGGCTTGGAGCAGTAGTTTCTATACCCCATCTCTGTATGAAGTTTCCAACACTAGAAGGGATCGCTACCATCAGAGGAGACTAG